A single Tachypleus tridentatus isolate NWPU-2018 chromosome 9, ASM421037v1, whole genome shotgun sequence DNA region contains:
- the LOC143227210 gene encoding cholecystokinin receptor-like, whose amino-acid sequence MLPLAVLSRLLPTNISGRYKCRDVWPNITSERVFNIYLDAALLIVPLVIMAFMYFLIVHTLYVDLENENEDLPLRFLTSRSRKPPQNLQGRAKPVIVETGGNKAYNTFTITSRSRISVHRHLVVRGNYTKGRVAKKQIIRMLFVIVLIFFICWTPLFVINTWILFNPITVYQKLSPSVISIIHLLAYFSSCCNPITYCFMHIKYREAFLAIFSCRYHRRRRSYRWSNKSATFNSMYSPRAISIQTSK is encoded by the exons ATGTTACCACTAGCTGTTTTAAGCCGTCTACTTCCGACTAATATATCAG GACGTTATAAATGCCGAGATGTGTGGCCAAATATTACATCAGAACGtgtgtttaacatatatttagacGCAGCTTTACTAATTGTTCCACTTGTTATCATGGCGTTCATGTATTTTCTGATCGTCCACACACTGTACGTTGATCTAGAGAATGAAAACGAAG ATCTTCCACTTCGCTTTTTAACCAGTAGAAGCCGAAAACCACCACAAAATCTCCAAGGCCGTGCAAAACCAGTAATTGTTGAAACGGGGGGAAACAAAGCTTACAATACTTTTACAATTACTTCACGATCTCGAATTAGTGTTCATCGCCATCTCGTGGTGAGAGGAAATTATACAAAAGGGCGAGTGGCCAAAAAGCAAATAATTCGCATGCTATTTGTCAtcgttttgatattttttatctgCTGGACACCATTGTTTGTAATCAACACTTGGATCCTCTTCAATCCTATCACTGTCTACCAGAAACTGTCCCCGAGTGTAATCTCCATTATCCATCTTTTGGCTTATTTTTCGTCTTGTTGCAATCCAATCACCTACTGCTTCATGCACATAAAGTATAGAGAAGCTTTTCTAGCCATTTTTAGCTGCAGGTATCACCGTCGACGGAGATCCTACAGATGGAGTAACAAGTCTGCTACTTTCAACAGTATGTACAGCCCACGTGCCATTTCCATTCAAACTAGTAAGTGA